Proteins co-encoded in one Cytophaga hutchinsonii ATCC 33406 genomic window:
- a CDS encoding cytochrome c: protein MKKIKININRTPVSKEEIESKRNFENVLAEFRSYSKPFYTTKLFLNSLFLVIFAMVTVYTVTKLEREVKKAQEHENDGYVKVPEVKEISSVDSLETQEFVVRIDRDTTLHTAKGALITIPSGSLQSTDKDVVLVLKEAYSMEDMIRGGLTTKSGKELLSSGGMFYIRAKDSARVKIVKPIVVSVPTDEVNADMKLYKGQPTAAGKIDWQDPVPLKPETSENVVSEGEILFKENCKSCHTLGKESVGPDLAYIGKRRDFDWLKLFINNSSSMIKGGVKYMNNDSTAMQISPGEGYACCLYNKYNKAEMTAFVTYTDKDIKALCDYFTDESKRLKLPYPKDETYINFQKCKTYNTLIASLNAQKNMLKNKRIDINTDNSPFIKQVNRSMKVMQMPDDAALINSADRKLLIRTAYQQSEYYQIEINSFGWYNIDMLTKNAPGLVASNLIVHVDTSFINTFNIYFVLPDMNVHARGGLLKNKNDTYGFYEDNGNIKLPQGKTAHVYLVGEKKGQLIYAAATFTTGTLNTISLSPAVISKEAFNLKIKELLNTEGISVEAKDSKHAASLRKIDFSLNELEEKIKAAELLTPKDCNCSCSTYEENVVDTIITVNAGGEKQKIDAF, encoded by the coding sequence ATGAAAAAAATTAAGATAAATATAAACCGTACACCGGTTTCAAAAGAAGAAATTGAATCGAAGCGGAATTTTGAAAATGTGCTGGCTGAATTCAGATCTTATTCAAAACCGTTTTATACAACAAAACTGTTTTTGAATAGTTTGTTCCTTGTAATTTTTGCAATGGTAACTGTATACACGGTTACAAAACTGGAACGGGAAGTTAAAAAAGCACAAGAACATGAAAACGATGGATACGTAAAGGTCCCTGAAGTAAAAGAGATCAGTTCGGTTGATTCATTGGAGACACAGGAATTTGTTGTACGCATTGATCGCGATACAACGCTGCATACGGCTAAGGGGGCACTTATAACAATACCTTCCGGGTCCTTGCAATCAACAGATAAAGATGTTGTATTGGTTCTGAAAGAAGCGTATAGCATGGAAGATATGATCCGTGGAGGTTTGACGACCAAGTCGGGAAAAGAGTTGCTGAGCAGCGGTGGGATGTTTTACATCCGGGCGAAAGACAGTGCGCGCGTAAAGATTGTGAAGCCAATAGTTGTAAGTGTGCCGACAGATGAAGTGAATGCAGATATGAAATTATACAAAGGCCAACCTACTGCTGCCGGTAAGATAGACTGGCAGGATCCGGTTCCGCTAAAACCGGAAACGTCAGAGAACGTAGTTTCAGAAGGAGAGATATTGTTTAAAGAAAATTGTAAAAGCTGCCACACATTAGGGAAAGAATCTGTAGGCCCTGATCTGGCTTATATAGGTAAACGAAGGGATTTTGACTGGCTTAAGCTTTTTATAAATAATTCCTCAAGCATGATTAAAGGTGGAGTGAAATATATGAATAATGATTCGACAGCTATGCAAATATCGCCGGGTGAAGGATATGCATGTTGTTTGTATAATAAATATAATAAAGCAGAAATGACAGCTTTTGTAACGTATACCGATAAAGACATTAAAGCACTGTGTGATTATTTTACTGACGAAAGTAAACGGTTGAAGCTGCCGTATCCGAAAGATGAAACATATATCAATTTTCAAAAATGCAAAACGTATAACACGTTGATAGCATCATTAAATGCGCAAAAGAACATGCTTAAGAATAAACGTATCGATATTAATACAGATAACAGTCCTTTTATTAAACAGGTAAACCGTTCTATGAAAGTGATGCAAATGCCTGATGATGCAGCATTGATTAATAGTGCGGATAGAAAACTCCTGATTCGTACTGCTTATCAGCAATCCGAATATTATCAGATTGAAATCAATTCATTTGGCTGGTATAATATTGATATGCTTACTAAAAATGCTCCGGGATTAGTTGCGTCAAATTTAATTGTGCATGTAGATACATCATTTATTAATACTTTTAATATTTATTTCGTTTTGCCGGATATGAACGTTCATGCACGCGGAGGCTTGCTGAAAAATAAAAATGATACGTATGGTTTTTATGAAGACAATGGAAATATAAAATTGCCTCAGGGAAAAACAGCTCATGTGTATCTGGTAGGTGAAAAAAAGGGTCAGCTCATATACGCTGCTGCTACGTTTACGACCGGTACGTTAAATACTATCAGTCTATCTCCTGCAGTAATTTCTAAAGAAGCATTTAATCTTAAAATAAAAGAGTTACTGAATACAGAGGGGATTTCTGTGGAAGCGAAGGATTCAAAACATGCCGCTTCTCTTCGTAAAATAGATTTCAGTTTAAATGAACTTGAAGAAAAAATAAAAGCTGCAGAGCTGTTAACGCCAAAGGATTGTAATTGCAGTTGTAGTACATATGAAGAAAATGTTGTAGATACAATAATAACTGTAAACGCAGGAGGAGAGAAGCAAAAGATTGATGCATTTTAG
- a CDS encoding RNA polymerase sigma factor produces MSSSSRYHVSVQTMEQELQVIEVSKKDPAAFQPLYEKYHEPIFRYIYQRTDDKEAAFDISQQVFVKALIHLPRYAFKGVPFSSWLYRIARNEVYRSIEKNKVQRTLNIDVDALKGLLHEADADEGLIQKEKNLTVCLGQLAEADMQLIEMRFFESRAFKEIGQILELTENNAKVKVYRILEKLKKCILATR; encoded by the coding sequence ATGAGTTCCTCGTCCCGTTATCATGTATCCGTGCAAACCATGGAACAAGAACTTCAGGTTATTGAAGTTTCTAAAAAAGATCCTGCTGCTTTTCAACCTCTGTACGAAAAATACCACGAGCCAATCTTTCGCTATATCTATCAGCGCACCGATGATAAGGAGGCTGCTTTTGATATTAGCCAGCAGGTATTTGTTAAAGCATTGATACATTTGCCGCGTTATGCGTTTAAAGGCGTACCATTTTCATCGTGGTTATATCGCATTGCCCGGAATGAAGTATACCGGTCAATTGAAAAGAATAAGGTGCAGCGTACCTTAAATATAGATGTAGATGCCCTGAAAGGATTGCTGCACGAAGCAGACGCAGATGAAGGCCTGATTCAAAAAGAAAAAAACTTAACAGTATGTTTGGGGCAATTGGCAGAAGCTGATATGCAGTTGATTGAGATGCGTTTTTTTGAAAGCCGTGCCTTTAAAGAGATCGGGCAGATACTTGAGCTGACAGAAAATAATGCAAAGGTAAAAGTATACCGCATTCTGGAAAAATTAAAGAAATGTATATTGGCAACGAGATAA
- a CDS encoding LytR/AlgR family response regulator transcription factor, with the protein MLKITCLIVDDEPMALSLMESYVSKIPFLELKGKCSNAFEALEKINNEKIDVLFLDIQMPELNGIELSRTIGKDTRVVFTTAFDQYAIDGFKVEALDYLLKPYNFEEFYTAALKARDWFALVQNSRKGEGKEEPVYIFIRADYKHLKVMLDDILYIEGLKDYVKVWLVNETKPILTHSSLKKLEEELPSTQFMRVHRSFIIALNKIQAIERSQAIINNQYIPIADQFKQQFQEFVGRNSLD; encoded by the coding sequence ATGCTGAAGATAACCTGTTTGATTGTTGATGATGAACCCATGGCATTGAGCTTAATGGAAAGTTATGTGTCGAAAATTCCTTTTTTAGAATTGAAAGGAAAATGCAGCAATGCTTTTGAAGCGCTGGAAAAAATCAACAATGAAAAAATAGATGTGTTGTTTCTGGACATACAAATGCCGGAACTTAATGGCATAGAGCTTTCCAGAACCATTGGTAAAGATACGCGGGTAGTTTTTACTACAGCCTTTGATCAGTACGCTATTGATGGTTTCAAAGTAGAAGCGTTGGATTATCTGTTAAAGCCCTATAATTTTGAAGAGTTTTATACCGCTGCATTGAAAGCACGCGACTGGTTTGCGCTGGTGCAGAATAGCCGTAAAGGTGAAGGAAAAGAAGAGCCTGTTTATATTTTTATCCGGGCTGATTATAAACATCTCAAGGTGATGCTGGATGATATTTTATATATCGAAGGATTAAAGGATTATGTAAAAGTATGGCTGGTAAATGAAACCAAACCCATTCTTACCCATTCAAGCTTAAAGAAACTGGAAGAAGAATTGCCATCTACCCAATTCATGCGTGTGCACCGTTCCTTTATCATTGCACTCAATAAGATTCAGGCGATTGAACGCAGCCAGGCGATCATTAATAATCAATACATTCCTATTGCCGACCAGTTTAAACAGCAATTTCAGGAATTTGTCGGACGCAATTCGTTAGACTGA